A genomic region of Dermacentor andersoni chromosome 9, qqDerAnde1_hic_scaffold, whole genome shotgun sequence contains the following coding sequences:
- the AIMP3 gene encoding eukaryotic translation elongation factor 1 epsilon-1, whose protein sequence is MVAHIKHFLDFMNVSADSVNIQFKEKVPTVKVDSGLELTGCAPIGRYIAEQSEKGRTVLGKDAQERALIQQWLEYVAVRWEHGTPSSESAHSILQELDSYLADRCFFVGISLTLADVFLYYSLHPTVLSLTFKEKEKYGHLCRWFDLVQHQDGLRQNLPIVVFTKTRLYL, encoded by the exons ATGGTAGCCCACATAAAGCATTTTCTCGATTTCATGAATGTTTCTGCGGACAGTGTAAATATTCAGTTCAAAGAAAAG GTTCCCACGGTTAAGGTGGACTCTGGGCTTGAGCTCACAGGATGCGCGCCGATCGGACGGTACATCGCCGAGCAGTCGGAGAAAGGACGGACCGTTCTCG GAAAAGATGCCCAGGAGCGAGCTCTTATCCAGCAATGGCTTGAATACGTGGCTGTTCGGTGGGAACACGGCACACCCTCATCAGAAAGTGCTCACAGTATACTACAG GAGCTGGACAGTTACCTAGCGGACCGATGTTTCTTTGTGGGCATTTCACTGACTCTGGCTGATGTCTTTCTTTACTACAGTCTTCATCCCACTGTT TTGTCACTGACATTTAAGGAGAAGGAGAAATACGGTCATCTCTGCCGTTGGTTTGACCTG GTTCAGCATCAAGACGGTCTTCGACAGAATCTCCCAATCGTAGTTTTCACCAAGACCCGGTTGTACCTCTAA
- the LOC126527353 gene encoding ras-like GTP-binding protein rhoA isoform X1: protein MGHKSDIARVTLVAAGDSAVGKSAVLHVFVHRCFPAECPPTALDQKETLLHWNGETVYLSLWDTPGSSSYDALRPLAYPEADAVLICFALDDRTSLVNVEHKWAPEIRERLPNVPIILVGNKQDLRDIDPQPLCEVNPRPDAESFVSTSEGEAMLECIGGSAYVECSALMDEGLERVFGAAIEVALKQKTQKKKCCPCCCSIL from the exons ATGGGACACAAGAGCGACATCGCGCGCGTCACGCTGGTCGCGGCGGGCGACAGCGCGGTGGGCAAGTCCGCCGTGCTGCACGTCTTCGTGCACCGGTGCTTCCCGGCCGAGTGTCCGCCCACGGCGCTCGACCAGAAGGAGACGCTGCTGCACTGGAACGGTGAAACG GTGTACCTGAGCCTGTGGGATACTCCGGGGTCCAGCTCGTACGACGCGCTGAGGCCGCTCGCCTACCCCGAGGCTGACGCGGTCTTGATCTGCTTTGCGCTCGACGACCGCACCAGCCTAGTCAACGTCGAGCATAAGTGGGCGCCCGAGATTAGGGAACGCCTGCCCAACGTGCCAATAATACTCGTCGGAAATAAACAG GACCTTCGCGACATTGATCCACAGCCACTGTGTGAAGTGAATCCAAGGCCAGATGCTGAATCATTTGTGAGCACTTCTGAGGGTGAAGCAATGCTGGAATGCATAGGAGGGTCAGCCTATGTGGAATGCTCAGCTCTCATGGACGAAGGTCTTGAAAGGGTCTTTGgtgcagcaattgaagtggcacTCAAGCAG AAAACCCAAAAGAAGAAATGCTGCCCTTGCTGCTGCAGTATTCTGTAA